DNA sequence from the Lodderomyces elongisporus chromosome 5, complete sequence genome:
CCTTTGTAAATATCAATATTATTCTCATTACTGATTTCATTCATTACATTCGTAAATACACACGcacatatatattgtaAATTTGACTGTTCTAGCTAGTTCATTTGACATAACAAACCTAACCAGTCGTAATCATCAAATTCTTCCTCTTTACTATTGAGGCTTGACATCTCGCAAGACGCAAATGTTTTTGCCAAATTAGGAATCAACAGACATCCGACAATTCCATTGATAAATGAAACAATTCCTTTCAAGTCGATGCCAAAGCGACTACCGCCTCCAAACTCGTTTCTTTTCAAGACAAAAATTATATTTTCGTAACCTTCTTCCTCGAGCAAATCGAGTAAATCAACTATGGGAGTGTGATTCTGTTTCACGACGGAATAACACAATTTGGCATCATCGAGTAGAACCCAAGCAGTTTTTGAGGTTTGGTTCACTATAGTCCAAATCGTATGCCGTAATCCGCTGTCTTGGGTTATCACAACGTCAATAATTAAACATCTATGTTTATTATGGCAACCTGGGGGAATTGCGAAGTCAAAGACGCCACTTTGTTCCTGTGTTCAGAAGTCGTGGTGAAGATTCAATATTGGCGTAATTCGAGTCCACTTGAATGGCTGAGTTTTGAATAGCGCCTGCTACTTGGGCAGTAGCGGAAGTAGTGTCAAATTGATGAGAATTCAGTGGTAtcattgattgattgagaTTCATGGCTAataatttgatttttgatatatatgaatGAACACGTAAAGCGGAAGGAAAAGCTATGAATAgacaaataaaagagacTGTAGGGTTTGTTGGTTtcgtttttgttgttgataataAGAAATTTGAATCGTAAATTTCAAATAAAGCTGAAgccatatatatatatatatatatatataagtatatGTTGTATCACGGGACTAAGACtatgaagaggaagaattCACTATGTGGAGCATCCCAAGATCACGCTCTcaaacccaaaaaaaaaaaaaaaaaaaaattaataataataataatatcgAAATAAGGTATGCGCAATTGTAAACTTTCCTATTTGAGCGTGACTGAAATATGATGCGTTTCATATTGCCGAATGGGATTTTTATTGCGGCGCTTGCCCAAAGCAGAAATATATTCCTGTGCAGTAGTACAAAATCAaaggagaagagaaaagcaaaaagatcaaaaaaaaaaaaaaaaaccttgTAAAGCCTTTAATTCTTCTCCTGGCTTGGAGATGATCATCTCCTTTTGATATTGAAAACCAAAGCtatggcaaaaaaaagtatgcTAACACCAAAATTCATGTACACTTGATAGAATTATTACTAACTTTTAAACTTTGTATTGTTATAGTATCCAAACACAGTAGAGCAGCAAGAAGAGGCGAGGTTATAGAGCCTTCTGGTCTTGAGTCCACTAAACTAGCAGCATCAACATCTACCGAGAACGATGGAGTGCGAAAGTCGATTATACGAACTCAgatcaaaaatgaaaacctTTTGAATAAGAAACTTGAATCTTCCAAAGTGCGGAAActgaagttgaaaaagaagtcaTCTGCTATTAAACATAAACTCGAACGAAGTGATAAGCTTCAAGGCATCTTGTCCTCCAAGATTGATGCAAGTATTCAAAGAGCCAAATATGTTCAATCTGCACGAAAAGCAAACTGGGATAAAATCAATTCAAGCATTGAGATTCGTAACCATATATTGGATGAATTGAAACAAGATTCTTCGCCAGAAAAGGAGTTAACTCAAGAGGAGATTGAGAAAATGGAGGAGGATGAATACGTACGAAAGTTttatgaagatgatgagaACGCCGACAATATTGACAAAGAGGACAAACAAGATGGTGGTGAGAATAAGGACGGTAAAGGTAATGAGGTCGAGAAGGTGTTATCCAATAATCGTTTTGCCTTATTGGGAGAAGTTGAAGAGTAAGATAATTGGTGAAAACTTTTCTGAactctttaatttttaaaaaaaaaagaagaagaaaagaaaaaaaaaaaaaagaaacaacaaacacaagaatacaagaaacaaagatcTTTATCAGTGAGTATAAAACGTTACTTTGTACAGACACAAATCAAAATGACAAGTCATTTATGGAAACTTCAAAGTACAACGCCATTTGTCTGATATTTTAATAACATCAACCTAttaagggaaaaaaaaaacgagaTACTCAACACCAAACTTTtctaataaaaaaaatatagactttttttttcattgcGTGCTAGTGTTTATTAAATATCTTTAAAGATCGTctatgaaaagaaaatcacaATAAATACATGTGGTATAACTGAATCTCGACTTATTGGTCTTTTAACATTAAGAACAAATACATATACCTTTTAGAGAAGTTAAACcatcaatttttgtttccctACCTTTCCTATTAtgtatgtttgttttgttttcaatttctgttgttgttgttgatgatgatgttgatgatgatgttctTAAATTTGTAGCAACCTGGCTCgcctttttacttttctctGATAGACATGAAAATGTGATGAATATCTTGTCTTCCCACATTATACTCAAGCTCGCGATCATAATCTTGTCTCAAAACTTTACCCAAACGAGTGAAATAGTCAATAAATACAGTTTCCAAATCCAACCACAAGCGATCAACAAGGTCCTTTGCAAGAACACGATCGATTGCTTTTTGACTCTGTGGAGCGTGCTCTGATGATTCTCTAAATTGCATTTCAAAATTTCTGAGAATATGACCAAGTAGATTCTGAATATCGCGCTCAGTGTATTTGGACAAGAGACTTTTAGCGTGCTTCATGCTCTTGGAGCTTCTAGAATTCTCCCTGTGCGAATTTATAAATTCAAAAAGGGGGCCAAAACCTTGGTATGTTTGCTCATCAAAATAGCGCGACTCTGTTTCCTTGAACAGTTTTGTCAAACTGTCCAAAAGTCGTTTTGTGGCAGCATTATTAGAAGTGCTTAGATCATTGACTTGTTGcaagataaagaaattaTTCTCCAATTTAGCTACTCCGCGagtctctctttctttgctATCCAACATATTGCCCTTCATCAAAGGATCCTCTCTTGAAAACAAATGCAGTAAACCTTCGCATATTTTGTCATAAGCCTGGTCTATCATAGCTCTAGTTGCACTACCTCTAACTTCTCTGTCCAACGAGCTCTCGGTTATTAATAAAAGATAGCCAATGTTCTTTATTGATGGCAATACGCCCGCCTTGGCAGCAATCACTGAGCCATTGATAGACTCGACAAGGCCATCAACATAACGCTTCCACAGCGACAGATATTGATCactcaattttttcatgAAATTGTATATCAAAAATTCCTGATTAATGTAAGTTTCTTGAACTGAGTTGATCATTTGCTCAATTTGC
Encoded proteins:
- the ECM1 gene encoding 60S ribosomal protein subunit export; this encodes MAKKISKHSRAARRGEVIEPSGLESTKLAASTSTENDGVRKSIIRTQIKNENLLNKKLESSKVRKSKLKKKSSAIKHKLERSDKLQGILSSKIDASIQRAKYVQSARKANWDKINSSIEIRNHILDELKQDSSPEKELTQEEIEKMEEDEYVRKFYEDDENADNIDKEDKQDGGENKDGKGNEVEKVLSNNRFALLGEVEE